ACGCCCATGTGGGTGGACATGCCAACACCGTCGAGGTGATCAGGCAAGATGGTGGTGCGGTCGCGGTGGATACCGGGTTCATCGTCTACAATGAACGCAATTATCCCAACCTGATCAGCATGTTCGATCAATTGCAGGTGCCGACCCAGGCCACCGACATGTCCTTCGCGGTATCGCTGGATGGCGGTGGCCTGGAATATTCCGGCGGCAGCCTGACCGGCCTGTTCGGGCAATGGAGAAATCTGGTCAGCCCGCGTTTTTGGGGTATGGTCGCCGACATCCTGCGCTTTTACCGCGAAGCGCCGGAGCTGCTGACAGACCCCGATCCGGGGCTGAGCCTGGGCGAGTATTTGCACCGTGGCGCCTATGGCCAAGCCTTCATCGACGACCACCTGCTGCCCATGGCGGCGGCCATCTGGTCGGCCCCCAGCGTCACCATGCTGCGCTTTCCCGCCTCAAGCTTCGTGCGCTTTTGCGCCAATCACGGCCTGCTGCAGCTGACCGACCGACCGCGCTGGCGGACGGTGACCGGCGGCAGTCGGCAATATGTGCGGCGCATCACCGCTGATTTGCTCGACCGCATCCGCCTGAACCGGCCCGTACTCGCCATCACCCGCCTGACCGATGGCGTGGTCGTCACCACCGCCGAGGGGTCCGAGACCTTCGACGACGTGGTCATCGGCGCCCATGCCGACGAGGCCCTGGCCTTGCTGAGCGACCCATCGCCCGACGAGCGCACGGTGCTCGGGGCTTTCGCCTACCAGGAAAATCTGGCGGTGCTGCATTCCGACCCTCTGCTGATGCCGACCCGCAAGCGTGTCTGGGCCGCCTGGAATTATCTGGCCCGGACCAGCACCGAAGGCGCCCGTCATCTGTGCGTCACCTACTGGATGAACCGGCTTCAGGATTTGCCCGACGATCTGCCGTTGTTCGTCACCTTGAATCCCGTCGTCGCCGCCAATCCCGATCTGGTTCATCGCAGCATCAGCTACCACCATCCGGTCTTCGACACCGCCGCCATGACGGCGCAAAAGCAGCTGCCGTCGCTGCAAGGCAGCAACCACACCTGGTATTGCGGATCCTATTTCGGTTACGGCTTCCACGAGGACGCCTTCAGTTCGGGTCTGGCGGTGGCCACTGCCTTGGGCTGCCCCAATCCCGTCGCGGCGGCGTGACGGCCATGGGCGTCTCATGCCTCTATCGCGGTCAGGTCATGCACCATCGGCTTGATCCGGTCGGCCACCGCTTCGCCTACAGCGTGGTATCGCTGCTGGTGGACCTGGACGAATTGCCGCATCTGGGTCTGCGCCTGCTGTCGCACAACCGGGCCAATCTGTTTTCGCTCCATGATCGCGATCTGGGCGACGGCGGCGATCCCAAGGCCTGGATTGCCCGCCAATTGGCCGCCCACGGGCTGAAAGCCGACGGACCTATCCGGGTTCACCTGTTCCCGCGGGTGCTGGGCATGGGCTTCACCCCACTGACCACATGGTTCTGCCACCATTCCGACGGCGCCTTGGCGGCGGTGGTTTACGAGGTTCACAACACCTTCGGCGAGCGTCACGCCTATCTGGTGCCGGTTCAGCCGAGCGATAGCGGGCGCACCCTGACCCACCGGGCCGAGAAGTGCTTTCATGTCTCGCCGTTCATGGACCTGGGCGGAACCTATCGCTTCGCCCTGAAGCCGCCGGGCGACACCTATGCCCAGACCATCCGCGAAACCGCCGCCGGCGATGACCACACCATCATGGTGGCGAGCCATATGGGGCGGCGGCAGGAATTGACCGATTCCGCCCTGTTCCGCGCCGCTCTGGCGTATCCATTGCTGCCGGTGA
This is a stretch of genomic DNA from Magnetospirillum gryphiswaldense MSR-1 v2. It encodes these proteins:
- a CDS encoding NAD(P)/FAD-dependent oxidoreductase, translating into MTHMTPMPPIRRRIAVIGSGAAALGAAWMLNRHHDVTIFEKNAHVGGHANTVEVIRQDGGAVAVDTGFIVYNERNYPNLISMFDQLQVPTQATDMSFAVSLDGGGLEYSGGSLTGLFGQWRNLVSPRFWGMVADILRFYREAPELLTDPDPGLSLGEYLHRGAYGQAFIDDHLLPMAAAIWSAPSVTMLRFPASSFVRFCANHGLLQLTDRPRWRTVTGGSRQYVRRITADLLDRIRLNRPVLAITRLTDGVVVTTAEGSETFDDVVIGAHADEALALLSDPSPDERTVLGAFAYQENLAVLHSDPLLMPTRKRVWAAWNYLARTSTEGARHLCVTYWMNRLQDLPDDLPLFVTLNPVVAANPDLVHRSISYHHPVFDTAAMTAQKQLPSLQGSNHTWYCGSYFGYGFHEDAFSSGLAVATALGCPNPVAAA
- a CDS encoding DUF1365 domain-containing protein, translating into MGVSCLYRGQVMHHRLDPVGHRFAYSVVSLLVDLDELPHLGLRLLSHNRANLFSLHDRDLGDGGDPKAWIARQLAAHGLKADGPIRVHLFPRVLGMGFTPLTTWFCHHSDGALAAVVYEVHNTFGERHAYLVPVQPSDSGRTLTHRAEKCFHVSPFMDLGGTYRFALKPPGDTYAQTIRETAAGDDHTIMVASHMGRRQELTDSALFRAALAYPLLPVKIVGGIHFEALRLWLKGVPFFRKPAPPVASVSICQQGDA